Proteins encoded together in one Sceloporus undulatus isolate JIND9_A2432 ecotype Alabama chromosome 4, SceUnd_v1.1, whole genome shotgun sequence window:
- the TMEM74B gene encoding transmembrane protein 74B yields MASSQPLELTVLGNGPGSSQGAPEGEASSSRTVPRLGIENASYQGEEEEEEEAETSFRSSQGTASRNTAPSRGDLSPRSEDAALSDSAGNSADYGFILALVFLVGGILLVIVAYSIPREVRVNPDTVSAREMERLEMYYARLGSRLDKCIIAGLGLLTLGGMLLSVLLMVSIYKGELYRRRTFPASRVPRKTYGSINLRMRQLNGEGGQNLVENEVIQMTDATNVSQSC; encoded by the coding sequence ATGGCGTCCTCACAGCCCCTGGAACTGACAGTCTTGGGGAATGGCCCAGGGTCCAGCCAGGGAGCCCCAGAAGGGGAAGCTTCCTCATCAAGGACAGTTCCTAGGTTGGGAATTGAGAATGCCTCTTaccaaggggaagaggaggaagaggaagaggcagaaacaTCCTTCCGGAGCAGCCAAGGCACAGCAAGCAGGAACACAGCGCCTTCAAGGGGGGACTTGTCTCCAAGGTCAGAGGATGCCGCTTTGTCAGACTCAGCTGGGAACTCCGCAGACTATGGCTTCATTTTAGCTCTCGTGTTCTTGGTTGGTGGGATTTTGCTGGTGATTGTGGCCTACAGCATCCCCCGGGAGGTACGGGTCAACCCAGACACTGTCTCCGCCAGGGAGATGGAGAGGTTGGAGATGTATTACGCCCGCCTAGGCTCCCGTTTGGACAAGTGCATCATAGCAGGTTTGGGTCTGTTGACTTTGGGTGGGATGCTTCTTTCTGTTCTCCTGATGGTGTCCATCTACAAAGGGGAGCTTTATCGGAGAAGAACGTTCCCAGCCTCCAGAGTTCCTCGAAAGACGTACGGATCTATAAACCTGAGGATGAGGCAACTTAATGGAGAAGGGGGACAAAACTTGGTTGAGAATGAGGTCATCCAGATGACAGATGCTACCAACGTCAGCCAAAGCTGCTaa